In Nitrosophilus labii, the following proteins share a genomic window:
- a CDS encoding homoserine dehydrogenase: MIKIGIIGVGTVGESVVKILQKNRDIISARAGKEIVVVKGAVRNLNKKRDVDIALTDNPYEITDDPGIDVVVELMGGVDEAYDVVKRALKNKKAVVTANKALLAYHRYELQNLAEDIPFEFEASVAGGIPIIKALREGLSANHIEAIKGIMNGTCNFILTKMAKEGVDFEPVLKEAQELGYAEADPTFDVEGYDAAHKLLILASIAYGIDAKPEDILIEGIKEISSLDFAFASEFGYAIKLLAIAKKRANQVELRVHPVLISKDEMIAKVDGVMNGISVIGDFVGETMYYGPGAGGDATASAVVSNLIDIARGGKCSPMLGFKRPLESGMTLASNDEIRVKYYLRVAVQDRPGILAKIAQLFGEHQISIESMLQKPKTKNTANLLLSTHECLEKDIQKALNELKNQDFIEEKPFMMRIEEN; the protein is encoded by the coding sequence ATGATAAAAATCGGAATCATAGGCGTAGGAACAGTAGGAGAGAGTGTTGTTAAGATATTGCAAAAAAATAGAGATATTATAAGCGCTAGGGCTGGAAAAGAGATTGTTGTAGTAAAAGGCGCTGTGAGAAATCTTAACAAAAAAAGAGATGTTGATATCGCTTTGACAGACAATCCTTACGAGATAACGGATGATCCAGGTATCGATGTTGTAGTTGAGCTGATGGGTGGGGTTGACGAGGCTTACGATGTGGTAAAGAGAGCTTTGAAAAATAAAAAGGCGGTAGTAACCGCTAATAAAGCGCTATTGGCATATCATAGATACGAGCTTCAAAATCTAGCCGAAGATATACCTTTTGAGTTTGAAGCAAGTGTTGCAGGGGGAATTCCTATCATAAAAGCTTTAAGAGAGGGGCTAAGCGCCAACCATATTGAAGCTATCAAAGGCATTATGAACGGCACTTGCAATTTTATATTGACAAAAATGGCCAAAGAGGGCGTAGATTTTGAACCTGTTTTAAAAGAGGCGCAAGAGCTTGGATACGCTGAAGCCGATCCGACTTTTGACGTAGAAGGTTACGATGCGGCACATAAGCTTCTTATTTTGGCAAGTATCGCTTATGGAATTGACGCCAAACCTGAAGATATCTTGATAGAAGGTATAAAAGAGATCTCTTCTTTGGATTTCGCTTTTGCCTCTGAATTTGGTTACGCTATAAAACTTCTTGCAATTGCTAAAAAAAGAGCCAATCAAGTAGAACTTAGAGTACATCCAGTTTTGATTTCAAAAGATGAAATGATAGCTAAAGTTGACGGTGTTATGAATGGTATTAGCGTCATAGGAGATTTTGTGGGAGAGACGATGTATTATGGGCCTGGTGCTGGAGGAGATGCAACGGCAAGTGCCGTTGTATCAAATCTTATAGATATCGCAAGAGGAGGAAAATGCTCTCCAATGCTTGGATTTAAACGACCTCTTGAAAGTGGTATGACGCTAGCAAGTAACGATGAGATAAGAGTAAAATACTATCTAAGAGTAGCAGTGCAGGATAGACCAGGAATACTTGCCAAGATAGCACAGCTTTTCGGCGAGCATCAGATATCTATAGAGTCTATGCTTCAAAAACCAAAAACAAAAAATACGGCCAATCTCCTTCTTTCTACACATGAGTGTTTGGAAAAAGATATTCAAAAAGCTCTAAACGAGCTTAAAAATCAAGATTTTATCGAGGAAAAACCTTTTATGATGAGGATAGAAGAAAATTAA
- the rpmE gene encoding 50S ribosomal protein L31: MKKGIHPEYIECEVTCACGNHFVVYSNKPQLKIDICNRCHPFFTGSEKIVDTTGRVEKFKKKFGLK; encoded by the coding sequence ATGAAAAAAGGGATTCATCCAGAATACATAGAGTGTGAAGTGACTTGCGCGTGCGGAAACCATTTTGTTGTATACTCTAACAAACCGCAACTAAAGATAGATATATGCAACAGATGCCATCCATTCTTTACGGGTAGTGAAAAGATTGTAGATACAACTGGTAGAGTAGAGAAATTTAAAAAGAAGTTTGGCTTGAAGTAG
- a CDS encoding LL-diaminopimelate aminotransferase, producing MFEEIRFNKIDRLPKYVFAAVNEIKMAARRAGEDIIDFSMGNPDGPAPKHIIDKLIESAQKPKNHGYSASKGIYKLRLAICNWYERRYSVALDPEYEAVATMGSKEGYVHLVQAITNPGDVAIVPDPTYPIHSYAFILAGGSVQKMKLPFDENYEVDEEQFFKNLHQALNDAFPKPKYLVVNFPHNPSTATVTLEFYKELVKIAKKERFYILSDIAYADLTFNGYKTPSILQVDGAKDVAIESFTLSKSYNMAGWRVGFIVGNKKLVGALQKIKSWIDYGMFTPIQVAATVALNGPQDCVEEIRSKYEKRRDVLIESFSRAGWQISKPKATMFVWAKIPKEFEKIGSLEFSKKLLTEAKVAVSPGVGFGEYGENYVRIALIENEKRIRQAARNIKKFLKDYRS from the coding sequence ATGTTTGAAGAAATAAGATTTAACAAAATAGATAGACTTCCAAAATATGTGTTTGCCGCTGTAAATGAGATCAAAATGGCTGCAAGAAGGGCCGGAGAAGATATTATAGATTTCAGTATGGGAAATCCTGATGGTCCGGCACCAAAACATATCATAGATAAACTTATAGAGTCTGCTCAAAAACCTAAAAATCACGGATATAGCGCAAGTAAAGGCATCTATAAACTTAGACTCGCTATTTGCAATTGGTATGAAAGAAGATACTCTGTTGCTCTTGACCCTGAATATGAGGCGGTAGCTACGATGGGAAGCAAAGAGGGATATGTCCATCTTGTTCAGGCGATTACTAATCCCGGTGATGTGGCAATAGTACCTGACCCAACATACCCTATCCACTCTTATGCGTTTATTTTGGCAGGCGGAAGTGTTCAGAAGATGAAGCTTCCTTTTGATGAAAATTATGAGGTGGATGAGGAGCAGTTTTTTAAAAATCTTCATCAAGCGTTAAATGATGCTTTTCCAAAGCCAAAATATCTAGTTGTTAACTTTCCGCACAATCCTTCAACAGCTACCGTAACTCTTGAGTTTTACAAAGAGCTGGTTAAAATTGCCAAAAAAGAGAGGTTTTATATATTGAGTGATATTGCTTATGCCGATCTTACTTTCAACGGATATAAAACTCCGTCAATTTTACAGGTAGATGGTGCAAAAGATGTGGCAATCGAGAGTTTTACACTCTCTAAAAGTTACAATATGGCCGGTTGGAGAGTAGGTTTTATAGTTGGTAACAAAAAACTTGTAGGTGCGTTGCAAAAGATAAAAAGCTGGATAGATTACGGAATGTTCACTCCTATACAGGTTGCCGCTACCGTAGCTTTGAACGGTCCTCAAGATTGTGTAGAAGAGATTAGAAGCAAATATGAAAAGAGAAGGGATGTTTTGATAGAGAGTTTTTCAAGAGCAGGTTGGCAGATATCAAAACCTAAAGCTACTATGTTTGTATGGGCAAAAATCCCTAAAGAGTTTGAAAAGATAGGCAGTCTTGAGTTTAGTAAAAAACTTTTAACTGAAGCAAAAGTTGCTGTAAGTCCAGGTGTGGGTTTTGGGGAGTATGGGGAAAATTATGTGAGAATTGCTCTTATAGAAAATGAAAAGAGGATCAGACAAGCAGCAAGAAATATTAAAAAATTTTTGAAAGATTATCGCAGCTAA
- the rsmI gene encoding 16S rRNA (cytidine(1402)-2'-O)-methyltransferase, translating into MLTLVPTPIGNIEDITLRAIKALESADLFLCEDTRVARKLIKLLQDRLSITVKSSKYLSFHEYNQESFLSKLEPSFFKQNIVYISDAGMPCISDPGAKLVEYCIKNEIEYDVLPGPSAAITAFAASGFEGRFTFFGFLPYKGKDRKKRLEEVLDSPYFSIVFEAPHRLLKFLNEIENIDNDREIFLAKELTKRYQRFFKGTVGEILDLIKNVDIKGEWVAIISPKKESFSQGALTKQDILSLNISKKEKAKLLSKITSKSVKECYEELIRG; encoded by the coding sequence TTGCTCACTCTAGTTCCAACTCCTATAGGAAATATTGAAGATATTACTCTAAGAGCCATTAAGGCTCTAGAGAGTGCGGATCTGTTTTTGTGCGAAGATACCAGAGTTGCTAGAAAACTCATAAAACTTCTGCAAGATAGACTCTCTATAACAGTAAAGTCTTCCAAATATCTCTCCTTTCATGAATATAACCAAGAAAGCTTTTTATCAAAATTGGAGCCATCTTTTTTTAAACAAAACATTGTTTATATAAGCGATGCGGGGATGCCTTGTATTAGTGATCCCGGGGCAAAATTGGTTGAATATTGCATAAAAAACGAAATAGAGTATGATGTCTTACCTGGCCCAAGTGCGGCTATTACCGCATTTGCCGCAAGCGGTTTTGAGGGAAGGTTTACATTTTTCGGATTTTTACCCTACAAAGGCAAAGATAGAAAAAAAAGACTCGAAGAGGTTTTAGATAGTCCATACTTTTCAATTGTTTTTGAAGCTCCACATAGACTTTTAAAATTTTTAAACGAAATTGAAAATATAGATAATGATAGAGAGATCTTTTTGGCTAAAGAGTTAACCAAAAGATATCAGAGATTTTTTAAAGGAACGGTTGGAGAAATTTTGGATCTGATAAAAAATGTAGATATAAAAGGGGAGTGGGTGGCGATTATCTCTCCCAAAAAAGAGTCATTTAGCCAAGGTGCATTAACAAAACAGGATATTTTGTCACTAAATATCTCAAAAAAAGAAAAGGCCAAACTTCTTTCCAAGATAACTTCTAAAAGTGTAAAAGAGTGTTATGAAGAGTTGATTAGAGGATAA
- the rlmB gene encoding 23S rRNA (guanosine(2251)-2'-O)-methyltransferase RlmB, which yields MIVYGKQIFFYILNRHSKLIKRVFFSKKVDEKIFKEVKRLGVPIQSIDNKKAQSLAHGGNHQGFLLEIEDFKYADKKCLKEADFIVLLYKVTDVGNIGSIIRTSYVLGVDAVVISNVKQMKPEGFIRTSSGAALDIPIVLYQNAYELVNELKMQKFVIYATSFSGIDVRKVSFEGKKVLILGSEGEGVPQKLCKKSDIKVKIEMERDFDSLNVSAAAAILIDRMR from the coding sequence ATGATAGTATATGGTAAACAGATATTTTTTTATATCCTAAACAGACATTCTAAACTTATTAAAAGAGTCTTTTTTTCAAAAAAAGTTGATGAAAAAATTTTCAAAGAAGTTAAAAGGCTTGGCGTTCCTATACAGAGTATAGACAATAAAAAAGCTCAAAGTTTAGCCCATGGAGGTAATCATCAAGGTTTTTTACTAGAAATTGAAGATTTTAAATACGCCGATAAAAAATGTTTGAAAGAAGCGGATTTTATAGTGTTACTTTATAAGGTGACAGACGTAGGAAATATCGGCTCTATCATAAGAACCTCTTATGTGTTAGGCGTTGACGCCGTGGTAATTTCAAACGTAAAACAGATGAAACCAGAAGGTTTTATCAGAACTAGCAGCGGGGCTGCATTAGATATACCTATAGTTTTATATCAAAACGCCTATGAATTGGTAAATGAGCTAAAAATGCAAAAATTTGTTATTTACGCAACATCTTTTAGCGGGATAGATGTAAGAAAAGTGAGTTTTGAAGGGAAAAAGGTCTTAATTTTGGGAAGTGAGGGAGAGGGGGTTCCTCAAAAACTTTGTAAAAAGAGCGATATAAAAGTAAAAATAGAGATGGAGAGAGATTTTGATTCTTTAAATGTTAGTGCCGCTGCTGCTATATTGATTGATAGGATGAGATAA